A genomic window from Salvia splendens isolate huo1 chromosome 11, SspV2, whole genome shotgun sequence includes:
- the LOC121755185 gene encoding LOW QUALITY PROTEIN: cyclic nucleotide-gated ion channel 2-like (The sequence of the model RefSeq protein was modified relative to this genomic sequence to represent the inferred CDS: inserted 1 base in 1 codon) produces the protein MPLSDIPNPPLSSPRWFGSMDLHSRDGGECYACTQVGVPVFHSTSCDRASQPEWEASAGSSLLPIRDRTGARKPDLPPAARVLDPRSKRVQRWNRAFLLARGLALAVDPLFFYSLSIGRGGSPCLYLDGGLAAAVTVLRTCVDAVHLCHLWMQFRLAYVSRESLVIGCGKLVWDARAIARHYLRSLRGFWFDVFVILPVPQAVFWLVVPRLIKENEIREIIRIMLLIFLFQFLPKVYHSITLMRRMAKVTGYIFGTIWWGFALNLIAYFIASHVAGGCWYVLSIQRVAMCLNQHCHASRPLSCSASHCRPYANATASSSLCLDVDGPFQYGIYKWAXPVVSSTSIAVKILYPIFWGLMTLSTFGNDLEPTSQWLEVMFSISAVLSGLMLFTLLIGNIQVFLHAVMAKKRKMQIRCRDMEWWMKRRQLPSQLRKRVRRYERHCWSAVWGDDEMEIVKDLPEGLRRDIKRFLCLNLIKQVPLFHSLDDLILDNICDRVKPILISKGEKIIREGDPVLRMVFLVRGRVKSSQSLSRGIVATSLIEAGGFFGDELMSWCLRRPFLDRLPPSSATFTCVESTEAFGLDANNLKYITDHFRYKFANERLTRTARYYSSNWRTWAAVHIQLGWRRYLQRTRRTLAYTSANGDSQRRLRQCAAIFLGIRPHDHLE, from the exons ATGCCCCTTTCCGACATTCCAAACCCCCCTCTCTCCTCACCAAg GTGGTTTGGATCAATGGATTTGCACAGCAGAGACGGTGGGGAGTGCTACGCATGCACACAGGTGGGAGTTCCGGTTTTCCACTCGACCAGCTGCGACCGCGCCAGCCAGCCCGAGTGGGAGGCATCCGCCGGTTCCTCCCTGCTTCCCATAAGGGACCGCACGGGCGCCCGTAAACCGGATCTCCCACCTGCGGCCCGGGTGCTCGACCCGCGGAGCAAGCGCGTGCAGCGCTGGAACCGCGCCTTCCTGCTGGCGCGTGGCTTGGCGCTCGCGGTCGACCCACTCTTCTTCTACTCTCTTTCGATTGGACGCGGCGGCTCGCCCTGCTTGTATCTGGACGGCGGCCTCGCGGCGGCGGTCACGGTGCTACGGACGTGCGTCGACGCTGTGCACCTCTGCCACCTGTGGATGCAATTCCGCCTCGCTTACGTGTCCAGGGAATCGCTGGTTATTGGGTGTGGGAAGCTCGTGTGGGACGCACGTGCCATCGCCCGTCACTATCTCCGGTCGCTCAGGGGCTTCTGGTTTGACGTATTTGTGATCCTCCCAGTTCCACAG GCAGTGTTCTGGTTGGTAGTGCCGAGATTGATAAAAGAGAATGAAATACGTGAGATAATCAGGATTATGCTGCTCATCTTCCTCTTCCAGTTTCTACCTAAAGTCTATCATAGCATCACTTTAATGCGAAGAATGGCCAAGGTCACTGGCTACATTTTCGGCACCATTTGGTGGGGTTTCGCCCTTAATCTCATCGCCTACTTCATCGCTTCTCAC GTAGCCGGCGGCTGCTGGTACGTCCTCTCTATCCAACGCGTGGCCATGTGCCTCAACCAGCATTGCCATGCCAGTCGACCACTCTCCTGCTCTGCTTCTCACTGTCGACCTTATGCTAACGCCACTGCATCTTCTTCTTTGTGTTTGGATGTTGATGGACCTTTTCAGTATGGAATTTACAAATGGG CTCCAGTTGTTTCTAGCACCTCCATCGCCGTCAAAATTCTTTATCCTATTTTCTGGGGATTGATGACTTTGAG CACTTTTGGGAATGACTTGGAGCCGACGAGCCAGTGGCTGGAGGTGATGTTCAGCATCAGCGCAGTTCTGAGCGGTTTGATGCTCTTCACTCTGCTGATCGGTAATATCCAG GTGTTTCTGCACGCTGTGATGgcgaagaagaggaagatgcagATAAGGTGCCGCGACATGGAGTGGTGGATGAAGCGGCGCCAGCTTCCGTCGCAGCTGAGGAAGAGGGTCCGCCGCTACGAGCGACACTGCTGGTCAGCCGTCTGGGGAGACGACGAGATGGAGATCGTCAAGGACCTGCCAGAGGGGCTCCGCCGCGACATCAAGCGCTTCCTCTGCCTCAATCTCATAAAACAGGTGCCGCTGTTCCACAGCCTGGATGATTTGATCCTCGACAACATATGCGACCGGGTGAAGCCCATTCTCATCTCCAAAGGCGAGAAG ATTATACGAGAGGGAGATCCCGTGCTGCGAATGGTGTTCCTGGTTCGCGGTCGAGTGAAGAGTAGCCAAAGCCTGAGTAGGGGAATTGTGGCGACCAGCTTAATTGAAGCGGGGGGTTTCTTCGGGGACGAGCTTATGTCATGGTGCCTTCGCCGCCCGTTTTTGGATAGGCTGCCGCCGTCGTCTGCGACTTTTACTTGTGTCGAGTCAACGGAGGCGTTTGGCCTTGATGCGAACAACCTTAAGTATATTACCGATCACTTTCGATATAAGTTTGCGAATGAGAGGCTGACACGTACGGCTAGATATTATTCGTCGAATTGGAGGACTTGGGCTGCGGTCCACATTCAGTTAGGCTGGCGGCGCTACTTGCAACGGACACGTCGTACTTTGGCGTACACCTCGGCTAACGGGGACAGCCAACGTCGTCTCAGGCAGTGCGCAGCGATCTTCCTAGGCATTCGGCCTCATGACCATCTTGAATGA